The Microtus ochrogaster isolate Prairie Vole_2 unplaced genomic scaffold, MicOch1.0 UNK46, whole genome shotgun sequence genomic sequence AACCAAGGCTTGCAAATCTAAGTCTCTCTTCAAGAAGAATAGCGATTTCTGTAGAAAACAATTAACTTCAATCATGACTGAACTCCTTGCCCTGGCCTCTCTGTTTTATGCAAATGCAAACAGTTTTAGAAAAACAATTGGAAAAGACAGCACTACACAGCACACTAAAGGACGTTTCTTATATTGTAAAGGTGTGTGATGAGAAAAACTAATTTCAAAATCAGTCGTGTATGAGAATTTCCTGTTTAGCCTTCAGAGACACATTAATGAGAAATCTCTTTTTCCACTCGTGACTCACCCTGAGCCTCATGGGGCAGCCTGCTTAGTTCACTGTCACTGTTGTCCTAGATTTCTGCCACTGACTTTCATCTTTTGGTGCTCAGTTCCCACAGACCTCCTGTGAGCTCCTCACCTCACTGCATGCAGGAGGCCTGGCTTTCTGGCAGGAGAGAGAGCTTGACACTGGCCTCTTCTCCACCAGCCCAGTCGGTTGACAGAACACTGCAAATCTGACATGTGGAGTAACTAAGGGACAGTTCTGATTCAGAGAACCAAGCAGGAATGTGGATGCCTCTAAACAACTCGGATAATCCAAGCCTGTGGAATTCCCTGGAGGATTGCCTCAAAGTTCTTTCCTTGTTGTCTGTGGAGAGTCAGCCAACCGCTCGTATTTGTATTTCCTTGTCAATGTAATTAAACCTACAGCCACAGGAGACCTGATGATGGAGTGTGGATTTTAAGTATTGCAATTTGTGCTCTGTGAATCCTTGGATAGCAACATATGGATTTATCCCAGATGTCACAGATTATTGAAAGGACTCTCACTGATTAGTAAGAACAGTCATAGTAGAAATTAAGACTAAAAAATAACTAGCATTTCCTGAGAGCTCTGCATGCCAGAGGTAAGTATTAATTGCcttataaaagttttttttcatattttagacaAATGCACTGGGCTATTGGTAACTATTCAGAGGTGACATGTAAGTTTTAAAGCCAAAATTAGTTTTAGATCTTGCTTATTCCCAGGCTAATTGAATCAATTATCAATTATATTGAGTTATTACAGTTCTTTTGTATGTGATAAAATGACACTGACTTTGATAGACTCAGATCATTCGGGAATGTCTGAATCGTCATCATTCTAGTATGAATAATTTTTATCATGTTATGGTTTCACATGTTGGATgattgtttctttaaataaaatgggTTTTAAAATCACTTTGGAAGTATTTTGAAATCCATATATTTTATGCCAGATTTTCTGATATAACACATTCTAACAATTGAAATGTCTTTTAATGTTTAGTCATTTCTCTGactaagttataaaataaatttaatagcgtgccatttaatttcataaatgtatTAAGTATTAAAAGTAAGGCtagttttatgtgcatgtatgtgtataaactTTTCCTATACTACCTATTTATGGCAGTCAGTCTTTACTCATTGTTggatttaaatttattataaaagtcCAGCAAATTGTTGTTAAGCCCGCACACATATGTGTAACAATATTTAAAGAGAAGATCATGGATTCAAGAAAGGGTGGAATGCATGGGACAGGCtgtaaggaaagagagaaggatggaaatgataaaatatgCTACTCACATGTGAAATTCTCAagacaataaaaatttaagttgcaAAAATTGAAGCAACATTCTTTCCTGTAACTATTCTTTATAGTATAGGGATATTCAATGTAAGCTTTAAACATTTCATAGTGTTATACCCATGAAAACtaaatttaatttgtaaaatttttcttttgtttacagaCATCTTTACTCCTCACAAAGTTATTGTgctatcaaaaatattttaccaaaagTGGATTGTCtttcaaaactgtatttatttgtttatttatttttaccacaGCACATGAGTTCATTGCTCAAGGAGAAAAACAGAttacaaattaaaaccacaaaatGGGCTCCAATGGTCCAAACCCCACCCATGGCTGCATCAGAATGTGTACCTTTCAGTGAACAGCTGCATGGCACAGGTCCCGGCATCATTCAGCTGCCGAGATGAGCCATGAAAGAGTCACCTATGTAGAACTGAATGTGTCGAAGGATTCAAGGAACCAGAAAAGGCAACCAAGGGGCACCCGCAGCTCCATCTCAGTAACTGAGCAGGAAATCACCTATGTGGAACTGAGCTTTCAGAATACTTCTCCAGAGCATCCCTCGGTCTGCATGGACTGTTGCTGCAAAGGTGAGACACTGAATGGACCCTCACTGTAACTGCTCTGAGATGCCAGGAGCATGAACAGATAGGTGCAGAGGTGGCAGTGGTTTCTCCTTGTGAAGACTGAGAGCTCTAACTCTGTCTATGCTTTTATGATTTGTGAGCATGGATGTTATTCTGTTGCAAAAATTTACCATCATTCTCTTGTACTGAGACTGCCTACAGACGATAACGGTGTAGAGGAGGATCTGGGGTTAACATTTGTCTGTTTGACTCACTGTGTATGTGGATCTTTTGTGTACATAAACCTTGTGAACTGCCACTCTTCATCAGTACATTTCTTTCTGCAGGTTTTCCATCTCCTCCGGAAAAACTCATCACTGTGATCCTGGGCATCGTCGGCTTTGCCTTAATGGTCGCTGTGGTTTTAATTACTACAGTTGCCAAACCCTGTAAgcgtgtttttaaaataatgactaaaAATGCCTTTCAAAACTTATCAAGAACAGTAGCTTTTAATTAAATTATGCACGTGGATTAAAAATGTGGAATTTTACTATGAATTTATCAATATCATGAATATCAGAGctattgtgtttgctttttgtttattaatgatTTCATAACACAAATACATAGTTTAAAACCTGGAAACTCTTTACTGAGATTTATTGAAACGGTTTTGACATAGGTTGTATGTGAAAAGATGATGAAATTTGTGCTCTCATTGATGTAGTTTTTTCCAATGTTTTcaccatattatttatttattttttgacaatttcaatTGTATTCTCCAGTATCCTAATTCAAAATAATACATCATCTCTAGACTAGAAAACTAAAATTGTTAcaatattttacatgtttattttcataagaaTATTTTAACTCACCTGATCCTCAAGCAAAGGAGCAGATCAACTCCTCCCTGACTAGAACCGAGAGAGGTACACCTTGCTTGTCAAAGTTCTGATGTTGCTACACATTATATTTTGTGTTGACTACTATGCAAAGATGGTAGTAgatttctaagaataaaataatctagaaaaataaacactacATGTTCATCAGTAAACATTAATGATGATAAACTTTTTGTCCCACAATAGGAATAAAATAACCATGCAAAGTTTTTAATAATACCTTTTATTTTCCAACTGGTGAACTTTGATGATACAGAAATGAACTCACTATTCTAGAATAGAACTTATTTATGTTCAGAGACTTTGAAAATTTTAGAGTAAAGCCTTGTGTATTTAGTTTAGCCAGATGAATAACACTGGGGTTATAGGACAGATTCTATTCTTTGTGTGCttgaatgtatattttttatttatcagaCTCTATGCTGTGTAGataaatactttatataaatGTCGAAAACTAAAAAacatattaattttcattatctAATTCATGTTGCTTGTAGATAATACTCTTCCTTCACCATTTTACTTTACTAAATAATTTAATAAGAATTACTTTATTCCTGCAGATACTGAACCAAAGGAGCAGATCCAATCTTCCCTGAACAAAAGTCCAAAAGGTACACTTTGCTTGTCAAAGTTCTGATGCTTGTACACAACATATTTTGTGTTTAACTTAAGCCAGACAAAGATAATGATGTATTTATAGGAGGAGAATGATCAGATATAAAACTATGGGCCAGAGGTTGCTACTACGTTTGAGTATGTTTGAgtctgcattttgttttctaaggacAAGCATCTGGAGTTCATAGGTATAGTTTATACATGGATGCTCAAAAATATGCAAACATAAATTAACTTTCATTATTAAATTCCTGTTGCTTCTAGATAATACTCTTTCTTCAGCACAGCCTTGTAGTTCTTGTCCAAAGGAGTGGATGTCGTTTTCCCACAGTTGTTATTACATtagtggggagaaaaaaaattggacTGACAGTTTGGTGTCCTGCAACGCCAAAAACTCTAGTCTGCTTTACATAGATAGTGAAGAGGAACAGGTAAGAGCTGCCGTGTGTCAATCATTGCTTAACCTTTTTTCCTGTCGTCATGATGTGTGTGGATTAGATTCATATTCTTACACATGTTTCATGTATTTACAACTCTTTATAACatttcattgctttattttaGAGTATTTTATCTACATTTGTATACTGGTAGTGAATACTTCTTTCcagatatttcttattttatgaaaaCCATTCTTGTATAAGTGCATTTACTCTGAAATTAACTTTGCCATTTAATTTTACCATACACAAAAGTACCTATATGTGTATGAGAGTTAATATTGATTAGGACGTGAACAAGTGGAGGCAATCATACATGATAACTAGGCAGAAATATTCATTTCCTTAGTGTCCATTCCCTATGCATACTCTCACAAGGTCTTCCTGCACAAAACCTATTAATCCGGAGTTTTCTAATCATTTGGACAGGAAATTTCTCTTACTGGAATGCTGGATGTTATGCTGGagaaactggacatgcaggatccacagagaaatgactgtggaacttgcctaaagttgacTTTTGAGACACATGCCTTTGAGTTTAAAAGACTGTGATCAGACAAATGCATGCATTTTTGCATAGAAATCCTGCCATTCAGTAGTTATCAAAATGTGTGTTGCTATCCCTTTGATGGTggaggaccctttcacaggggttactaGGACCATAGGGAATAGCATATATTTATGTTAAGATTCAAACAATAGCAgtattacagttgtgaagtagaaaacaaaaataattttatggttttgcgtcatcacaacatgaggaattgtataaAAGCATtgtagcatttggaaggttgagacccaACACTATTGTACTTTCAGCAAATCATTGATCTATGCTCCTGCATTGATTTGCAGTTTGCAATGGTACACTTCTGTATTATGCAAGCATAACATTCTAAAACCCACTCTATCTGGTGGTGTTTGAAGGAAGACGTGAGTGCTACACCCTCAAAGAAAGAGGCACCATATATGGCCATTTGTACTTATGGGATCCCTGACACCAGGTCCCACACTGCTGTTTTTCAGAAAGATAGAGAAGCCCTTCATATGAAGAATTACCCTACTAGGTGCTTTCAGCCTTGCCTAATACTGTTGGCCAGTCTTCTTATACATGGAGGAGAGATCTCATAATCtacattttgttgtttgggttctGAGAGAGAGCACGTAcggtcattttctttcacaggACAAGAGACACAGGTTGTCCTGCCATTCTGTAGTCCTCCATCTTCAGGTGTCAAGACATTTCAGCTTTTTTTATCAGCCTTCAGAATTCTTTGCTTGTGTCTTTTATTAGAACTCTCCAAGTTTGCCTTTTATTTATAACAGTAGCCAAGAGAAGATTTAATACTACCCTTTCAGTAATCCACTCCTACAGTGATAGACAGTAGTTGAGGCTCAGGTTTGGTAATAACATGGTACTCAAAAAACAGAAGTTATGTCCACTGCATCACTCATTTCTTCAATAGTAAACCATGACCTTCCTTTTAAAACTGATCTGTGAGAAACAGTAGAAAAATTgatttgagggggctggagagatggctcagtggttaagagcattgcctgctcttccaaaggtcctgagttcaattcccggcaaccacatggtggcacacaaccatctgtaatgaggtctggtgccctcttctggcctgcagacatacacacagacagaatattgtatgcacaataaataaataaataaataaataaataaataaataaatatttttaaaaaattgatttgaGCATAATACCCAGAGAATTTCATAAATAACTTTTGAAATATGGTTGAATACCTGTTATGATTGTGTTTTTAGCATAAATATCTATTGAGTTGCATAGATCAATTCACAATTTCCCACTGATAGAAGAATAAAACTTATaactataaacatttaaaagttaattctAAGTCAACATGACATACACATGTGAATGTTTTGGCAATGTAAGAAATCTTCTCAACTTTAATAAGTAGACTCATATTGGACAATAAACATATTATGAAAGAAGATACTagcacatttaataaaataataagagacTTCATACTGATAAAATTTCTTGATTCCCTGGTAGGAATTTCTGATATCCTTCTCACTGTTTGCATGGACTAGTGTCTTTCGGGAGAGTAGAGATCACCTCTGGGTTTGGAAAAAAGACTCAACTTTCAAACAAGAGTAAGTTTTCATGAATAATacaatagataagaaaaatatcaTACAATGAAAGCCTCAAAAGAATGGTGTCTGTAAATGAAGCTAAATTATTGACAGGCTAATGATGCTTGTCAAGCCACCTCCTGCGAAGTCTATGTGATCTCATATGTAAGATGTAGCACAAGCTTCAAGGAAGCATGCCTGCAGagcaggggtgtgtgtgctgtgcttcctgcatTGGAGCCCTTGCACTTTGGGGATTACCTGTTTATGTTTGAAGGAATAGAGTCTTCTTTCTTCTGGAAGGGAAGATAGTATGTTTAAGTTTCCAGAGTCTACTGATGAGACATTGCCATATACAGGagtaatgatgataatggaagaAGATGGGTTAGCATTCAAGGGATAATGTTTCCTGGTTTGGTCTGGTACTTAGTAAATAGAGAAAAAAGGCAAACTTAATTAAGCATTTTAGACAGATTCAGCAAAAATGGGATAAGGTTAGAAGAGAGACATAAATGCCTGTAACTTCTTGAGATTGGTTTTGGGGAAATGTTTGAAGAGGAGTTAGAAATGTGGAGAAGGAGATagaaaagttcttctgtatagactgcagaaacataaaaatactgTAGTCCGTGTGACTGGTTACCACAACTACTTGCCCTTAGTTCAAAATGCCATAAATTCATAGTCtatctaattatatatatatgtatatatgtatatatatatatatacatatatcatatatatatatcaaaactaATGCCAAGCCATGTCTAAGATGACCAACCACAGATTTTCTGTCtgatgaaaatcttttctcatgtATCTGGTCTAATGATTCTAAAAGTAATCTATAACACATGAAAAAACAACACATGCTTTTAAGCAATCTTTTCTGTATAAAGGATATGCATCATGTCTAGTAAATACGCATTCAGATGCAATTCCATTGAGTCTTGTGTCTGTTTGTCATTCACCTATTCCTGAGACCCTGTTCCCTCATTTACAGTGTTCTGGTGTTGTGAGAGGAGGCTACTTGTTTATTCCCGACTGCTCagccccagaataatcacacagaaactgtattatctaaatcactgctttacctattaactctagcttcttattagctaactcttacatattaatttaccccatttccattattctgtgctttgccacaagactgtggcttacaggaTAAAGTTCCAGCCTCTAtatccagcagggctacatggcttttctctgactccattctttctctcccaacattcagttgagtttccctgcctacctctgccctgctattggctcaaaagtttctttattaaccaatggcattcacagcatgcagaggaaaatcccacattaCACCAGTTGAGCTAGTCCATCACAGATGCTGACTTTCATGAACTGATCATGTGAATCTGAAGAATGGGCTACTTGGCTTTCATAATAATCAGACTTTACAGCACCATAGTGAAGATGCCATTGCCGACTTGCATGAGATCCTTCTTTTGCACATATTTATAGGAGTAATTCATTTAATCATTATCcacataaattatatatgcattttgTGTTTCCAACATTGCAGGATAAGAGAAGTTTCCCACATTGAACAAAACTGTGTCGTGCTGTCATCCTCTGGCCTCACAGCAGATAAGTGTACAGATTTACATACATATCTTTGTAAGCATAAGCTCATCAACTAAAACACCTGCAATTTGAGTCAGTCAGGTAATGTTGGATTTTATAACCTGAAAATAGGATTAagattgtatacatattaaagtGAATTATGTTATTTGTTctaatagtgattttttttcaaagacaaacaCTGAATAATATTAGACACACGAAAGTACAAATATTACTTATGTATCTCAACCTTTTTGCTCAAGATGCACTTATAATATTCCATTCTATAACAGATTGCATATATCCAAAGACAGTTCCTGTAGAAGTTCTGTTACATTTCACATTTACCATCCAATGTGTTGTTGTCATAGGACATTCTAGAATTACTCAGCTGG encodes the following:
- the LOC101983771 gene encoding NKG2-A/NKG2-B type II integral membrane protein-like, translated to MSHERVTYVELNVSKDSRNQKRQPRGTRSSISVTEQEITYVELSFQNTSPEHPSVCMDCCCKGFPSPPEKLITVILGIVGFALMVAVVLITTVAKPYTEPKEQIQSSLNKSPKAQPCSSCPKEWMSFSHSCYYISGEKKNWTDSLVSCNAKNSSLLYIDSEEEQEFLISFSLFAWTSVFRESRDHLWVWKKDSTFKQEIREVSHIEQNCVVLSSSGLTADKCTDLHTYLCKHKLIN